AAGAAAAGAAGGTAAGAAGATGACGAAGATTGATATTATTTCCGGTTTTTTGGGCGCCGGGAAGACCACGTTTATTAAAAAACTTCTGGAGGAAGCGATCGCAGGCGAGCAGGTGGTGCTGATCGAGAACGAGTTTGGCGAGATTGGTATTGACGGTGGATTTTTGAAGGATGCGGGCATTGAGATCCGGGAGATGAATTCCGGCTGTATCTGCTGCTCCCTGGTAGGTGATTTTGGCAAGTCTTTAGAGGAAGTCCTGACCAAGTATCAGCCTGAACGGGTGATCATCGAGCCGTCCGGAGTAGGCAAGTTGTCAGATGTGATGAACGCGGTCCGCGATGTGGCGAAGAACCTGGATGTGAAGCTGAACAGCGCCGTGACCATTGTAGATGCAAGCAAATGCAAGATGTACATGAAGAATTTCGGCGAGTTTTTCAATAACCAGGTGGAGAATGCAGGTACGATCGTGCTGAGCCGCACGGATGTGGCTGACGCGAAGAAGGTGCAGGCCGATGTAGAGCTTCTGCGGGAACACAATGCTGCTGCGTCGATCGTCACGACCCCGGTTGACCAGCTGAGCGGTGCCCAGCTTTTGGAGCTGATCGAGAAGCCGGACAGGATGATGGAAGAGTGCTGGCCCAGGTAAAAGAGGAGCATGAGCATCATCACCATCATGACCACGGAGAGGAATGCGGATGCGGGCACCACCACGAGGACGGTGGGGAGTGCGGACATTATCACGGCCCGGAAGAAGGCCATGAGCATCATCACCACGGCCCGGAAGAGGAGCATGAACATCATCATCACCATGGTCCGGAAGAGGAGCATGAGCATCATCATCACGGCCCGGAAGAAAAGCATGAGCATCATCACCACGGTCCGGAAGAAGAGCATGAACATCATCACCATGGTCCGGAAGAGGAGCACGAGCATCATCATCACCACGGTCCGGAAGAAGGCCACGACCATCATCACCACGACCACGGTGAGGAGTGCAGCTGCGGCTGTCATGACCACGATCACCACCACCATCATGCAGACGAGGTGTTCAGCAGTTGGGGGCTGGAGACGATCGTTCCCTGTGACAGGGAAGGACTGAAGGCGGTCTTAGAGGAGCTGGCGTTCGGCGACCAGTACGGCGATGTGCTGCGCGCCAAGGGTATGCTGCCCAGCGAGAATCCGGGTGAGTGGTATTATTTTGACCTGGTACCGGAGGAATATGAGATCCGTACCGGAGCACCGGATTACACCGGAAAAGTATGCGTGATCGGCGCGAACTTAAAAGAAGAAGAGCTGAACCGCGCATTTGGCAGACGCTGACCAGGCGGACAGCGGAAAACAGTTTATGACGTATAGAAAGGTCGGAGAGTGATATGGGACCGATGATTGAAGATGATATAACACCAGTATTTTTGATAAATGGATTTCTGGAAGCCGGGAAGACGGAATTCCTTTCCTTTACTATGGAACAGGAGTATTTCCAGACAGACGGCAAAACCCTGCTGATCGTCTGTGAGGAGGGAGATACGGAATATGACGAGGAGCTTCTAAGGGAAACCAGCACCTCGGTCGTGTATGTGGACAGCCTGGAGGATATCTCTCCGGACAGGCTGACAGAGCTGGAGCTTCTGCACAATCCGGAGCGGGTATTGATCGAGTGGAACGGCATGTGGAATCAGGATGATTTAAAGCTGCCGGCCGACTGGATGATCTATCAGCAGATCACGATCATAGACATGTCTACCTTTGATCTCTATGTAAAGAATATGAAGCCGTTGCTGGCAGCCATGGTACGGAACACGGAGCTGATCATCTGCAACCGCTGCGACGGCATTGAGGACCTGGAGCGGTATAAACGGATGCTGAAATCCATGAACACCAAATGCGATATAGTTTTTGAGGATGAAGATGGGGAGATTGATGAGATCTCTGAGGAAGACCTGCCTTACGACTTAAGCGCCGATGTGGTGAAGATCAGCCCGGAGGCATACGGCATCTGGTATATCGACTGTATGGACAAGCCGGAGCGGTACGTGGGAAAAGTGGTGGAGTTTACAGCGATGGTGCTGAAGTCCCCAAACTTTCCGAAGAATTATTTTGTTCCGGGGCGTATGGCGATGACCTGCTGTGCGGACGATATGACGTTCCTTGGCTATATCTGCAAGGCAAAAGAAGCGCGGAATTTAGAGACGAAGCAGTGGGTAAAGGTGCGCGCAAAGGTGGCGCTGGAATTCTGGCAGGATTACGACGGGGAAGGCCCGGTGCTTTATGCGGAGGAAGTGGTACCAGCGCAGCCTGTTGAGGAAGTGGTGCAGTTCGGATAAGGTATCTTTGGATCCCAAATGCTTTATGAAAAGTTTATAATTAATATATTGACCACCTGGTCTGTTTTGACTATAATAAAAAACAGACCAGGTGGTCAGTTTTTCTTTTTAAAATGGATCGTGGAAAAATGGTTGATCATCTGGGGATTGTGAATATACAGGAGGTTGTTTATATGAAGCGTGAGGAAAAGAATCTGCAGAGCCGGCAGAAGATTATGGAGGCGGCGCTGGAGGAGTTCGGTGCCAGGAGTTATACGGAAGCATCCATGAATACCATATGTAAGGAAGGCGGAGTCTCCAAGGGAATTATATACCATTATTTTAAGGATAAGGATGAGCTGTATCTTGCGTGTCTGCAGGAATGCTTTGATGCTCTGACAGACCATCTGCGTACCGGGCTGGGGGAGGAAGAAGCTGCGGAAGTGATGATACAGCGGTATTTTGACAGCAGGATCATTTTTTTTGACAAGTATCCAGCTTATTTGAGGCTGTTCTGCAGCGCAGTCATCACTCCGCCCGCGCATTTGGCAGAGGAGATCGGGAGGATCAGAAAAGGGTTTGACGATCTGAATCTGCATGTGCTCACATCGATGCTTGAGAAGGTTTCTCTGAGGAAAGATATTACGGCTGCGGAGGTGGTGGAGGAGTTTAAGCTCTATCAGGATTTTGTTAATGCCCAGTATCAGATGCAGACCTTGGACCAGGTGGGGATCGAAGAACATGAAAAGCGCTGCAGCCGTACTTTGAAGATCCTGTTATATGGCGTGGTGGAGAGGGGGCCGTCCCATGAATCCTGAGACCAGGCTTCCCAGAGAATCAGTTTTGGCATTTTTAAAGCCGTCCAAGGCTATCATGCAGCTGGCAGTCCCGGCTACGATCGCCCTGCTTGCGAAGGCTGTTTACAATATTGTCGATACGGCGTATATTGGACTTTTGCACAGTGAAAATGCGCTGGCAGCGGTGGGAGTGACCCTTCCTTTGCTGTTGATCTTTGTCTCTGTGGAGAATATTTTTGCAGCGGGGGCAGCAGTCCTGGCAGGCCGGCAGTTGGGAGCGGGAGAAAAAGACAATGCAGGTGTGACGGTTTCTACGGTGGTCGCAGCATCTGTAGTGGTGGGCGTGCTTTTATGCGTAGGTGGAATCCTGTTTATGGAACCGTTGCTGCGCACCTTTGGCGCATCGGAGGCAGTCATGCCTCTGGCAAAGGATTATGCGTTCTGGATGTTCATCGCGGCTTTGGCCAATCTTCCGGCTCAGAGCTTAAACTGTGCAGCAAGGGCAGAGTCGTCTGTGAAGATATCTTCCATTGCCGTGATTACAGGCGCAGTTTTAAATATTGTATTGGACCCGGTATTTATGTTTGACTGGGGATTAGGCATGGGGGTGGGAGGTGCGTCGCTGGCGACCACGATTTCCCAGGTTGTCACCTTTGGGATACTCCTGTGGTTCTATCTGGGCGGACATTCGATCATCAGGCTGAAGCTGGATTTTATTAAACCGACGGCAAAGCTGTTTCGTGAAATTATCCAGATCGGAGTGCCCACAGCGGTGATCCAGATCTGTCTGGCAGTGGCTACTTCTTTGACCAATGTAGCGGCGGCATCCCTGCCGGACAGTGACCTTATCATTGCAGCGTATGGGGTGGTACAGCGTCTGATACTCATCGGCTGTTATGTGGTCATGGGATTCATGCAGGGATATCAGCCGGTTGCTGCTTATGCCTTTGGCAGCAGAAACAAAGAGCGGTTCCACGAATGTGCACGATTTGCCATGAAGCAGACCCTGCTTTTGTCTGTGGGAGTCGGTGCGGTTTATATCCTTTTGTCAAAACCGCTTATTATGCTGTTTAACCGGAATCCTGCTGTGGTAGCTTACGGGGTGCGGCTTTTGGCATCCCAGGTGATCCTTTACCCCGCGTTTGGTCTTTGCTACATGATGACAATAACGTTCCAGACTATCGGGGCAGCCAGGTTCGGACTGTTTCTGTCCACGGTCAGACAGGGTTTATTTTACATTCCGGTGATCCTTGTGCTGCCGGGGATGATCGGGGTAAATGGTATTTATTTCGCCCAGCCGGTGGCAGACGTACTGACCCTGGCAGTATGCCTGGTCTCTTACCCGGCGCTCACGCGGCTGGCAACACTTAATATGGAAAAGGAAAGGAAAGCATAAAAGAAAAGAAGAGAATAACGAAAAATAACAGGCGGTCTGTGCAGTTTGGCTCAGGCCGCCTGTTTTAAAGCTCTGGATGGTAGCAGATGTTTCGGTGTGAATGGTTACCGGATCGTGGTGCCGGCCCGGCCCTCAACACTTTCCTGGGCATTTGCCATGGATGTGATGATGGCGCTGCGGTCCCTGCCAGCTTTGATAAAGGAGACTGCAGCTTCTACCTTCGGCAGCATGGAGGATGCCTCAAAATGTCCCTGAAGGATGTATTCTTCCGCTTCTTCGACTGTCATGCGGGAGACCGGCTGCTCCTGCGGGGTGTTGTAGTTTAAGGAAACATGATCCACGCTGGTGAGGATCATCAGAACATCAGCGTCCACTTCCTGTGCCAGAAGTCCGCTGACTAAATCCTTCTCGATCACGGCGCTGGCGCCTTTTAAGTCGGAACCCTGTTCCAGGACCGGAATGCCGCCGCCTCCGCAGGAGATGACGATCTGGTCCGCATCCAGCAGGGCGCGGATCGCGTCGATCTCAACGATGGCAACCGGCTTTGGGGCGGATACGATACGCTGGAAGCCTTTGCCGGGAATCTCAGTTACATAGTTGCCCTTTGCTTCCTCGGCGTCCGCCTCCTCGCGGGTCATGAAACGGCCGACTTTTTTAACAGGATTGTAAAAGGTATCGTCATACGGGTCTACGGTGACCTGGGTAAGGACCGTGGAAACCGGCTTGTAAATGCCGCGTTTTAAAAGTTCGGAGCGGATACCGCTCTGTAAGTCATATCCGATATAACCCTGGCTCATGGCGGAGCAGACAGACATGGGGGCGGGCGTATATCCTTCGTCCTCATGGTTCTTGCACAGTTCGTTCATGGCAGTGTGGATCATGCCCACCTGAGGAGCGTTGCTGTGGACTACGGCAACCTGCCAGCCGTTCTGGATAAAATCGGCGATCACCCTGGCGGTGGGGCCGACGGCTGCCTTCTGCTCGGGGAGGTTTGTCCCCAGTGCATTGTGGCCCAGAGCCATGACGATTCTTTTCTTTGCCATATATAATACCTCTCTTTTCGCGAAATATTGTCTAAATTTTATATACATTATAGTGTTTCCACTGGAAAAATGCAACCGGTTTGTGTTATACTGTGAACAGTCTGGGAGAGTGAGGACAGGATAGGGAGGGGATTTTCATGGCAAAGCGCGTAAAACAGGCGCTGCTCTTTTTTTGGCGCATGATATATCCGCTGCTTTTATATCAGGCACTGACGGAGCTGGTTTTTGCCGGATACCATCAGGTGACTGGAACGGTTTCCGAAGACAGGATCCTTCAGCTGACAGCGGCGGGGGCGTTATTAGCCCTGATCCCGCTGGGACACCTGTATTATCAGCTTCGGGCATCCGGACAGGACGGCGCGGCAGAGGACAGCCGGCGGCATTTGCCCGTGACGGGCTGGGTGATCGTGTGGTGTGTGGCTGCCGGCATCTCAGCCAGTCTGTGCTTCAACAACCTCCTTGCGCTGCTTCCTTTGCCGGTGGGGCAGGCGGAGAATGTGATGGATCTGTTAAGCCGTCCATCCTTTGTGATGCAGCTGTTCTGTACGGTCCTGATTCTGCCTTTGACGGAGGAACTGATCTTTCGGGGCCTGGGATACTGGAGGATGCGAAAGGAGCTGCCTTTTTTATGGGCGGCGGTTTTGTCAGCTGTGTATTTCGGGTTGTATCACGGGAACCTTTACCAGGGGATTTATGCGGCCTTCCTGGGGGGATTTCTGGCGCTGTTATTTGAGCGGACAGATCGTCTTTTGGCTGTATGGACCTTCCATGCGGCGGCGAACCTGATATCAGTCACGGCCAATGCCATGGCGTGGGACAGGGGGATATTTGAATATACAGCGGTCAGAGTGGCAATATTTACAGCATCAGGACTGCTGTTAACATTTTCATTTTATAAGCTGAGAGAGGACGGAAGAAAAAGTGAAATTACTATCCATAGCGATACCCTGTTATAATTCGGAAGGGTACATGAGGCATTGTATCGAGTCACTGCTGCCGGGCGGCGACGAGGTGGAGATACTGATCGTGGACGACGGCTCCACAAAGGACAATACGGCGCAGATCGCAGATGAGTATGAAGCCCGTTACCCCGGGATCTGCCGGGCTATTCATCAGGAGAACGGCGGTCACGGCGAGGCGGTGAACGCAGGGCTCCGGGAGGCTTCCGGCATTTATTTTAAGGTGGTTGACAGCGACGACTGGGTCAATGAGGAAGCATATGCAGAGGTGCTCAAGACTCTGCGGGATTTCGTGATGGGCAACCAGACCCTGGATATGCTGATCACTAATTTTGTCTATGAGAAGCAGGGGGCGAAGCATAAGAGGGTCATGCAGTACAAGACAGCCCTGCCCAAACGGCAGCTCTGTACCTGGAAAGACGTTAAGATGTTTATGCTGGGCCAGTATATCCTGATGCATTCCGTGGTTTACCGGACAGAGATGCTGAAGGGCTGCGGGCTGGAGCTGCCGAAGCATACGTTTTACGTGGATAATATTTTTGTTTTCCAGCCGCTTCCTTATGTGAAGACCTTTTACTACCTGGATGTGAATTTTTACCGGTACTTTATCGGCAGGGAGGACCAGTCGGTCAATGAGCAGGTGATGATCGGGAGGATTGACCAGCAGATCCGGGTGACCAAGCTGATGCTGGGGTATTACCATGAGTCGAAGATCACTAATTGGAAGCTGCGCCATTATATGATCCGCTATCTGGAGATCATGATGACCGTATCCTCCATTCTTGCCATCAAATCCGGTACTGAGGAGAATATGGAGAAGAAGCGTGAATTGTGGCAGTATCTGAGAAAACAGGACTGGGCGCTCTTTCTGCGTCTGCGCTGGGGTTTTTTGGGACAGGGCATGAACCTGCCTGGTAAGAGCGGCAGGACTGTATCGATCGCCGGATATAAGATCAGCCAGAAGTTTTTTGGATTTAACTGAGGAAAGATGGAAGAGATCAGTATCAAACGGTTGCAAAGTGGGACAATGAGGACTGGATCAGCAGGAATTACGGATTCGGTCCTTTTTCCTGTCAACAGCATAAGAAAAAGGTACTCAAACAGAAAATGAAAAAACCCTTGATTTTTCAAGGGTTTTTAAGTAGCGGAAGGGAGATTTGAACTCTCTGAGCCGCCCTCAAACACTTAGAAAAGAAAGGTTCTGCACGTCCTCAAATATAGAGGTACTCAAGCAGGTACTCAAATCTATCCAGCACGAAAAAAGCATAGCAGTAAGCGGAAAACCTGTCAAGAATCTGCAAAAGCAGACAACGCTTGTTCTTGACAGGTTTTTGTTGTGGTCGGAAAAATCCCCATTATAGAAAGGGGCTAGATTAGAAGCAGTATTTTCTAATCTAGCCTTGATTACTGTAATAATATCACTACCGCTAAACTAGCAGATAAAAATCGCTTAAACGTGACACTCATTAGTTAAAGTACTCAGCATACGCTCCCATGAGAATTTCACCAACAGATTGAGCTTCCATGTCAGTGGGTGTGTCAATTATCTTAACCTCAAAAGTATCACTCGATGAATATCGAACATCACCCTCTATTGTAGCCATAACATACACTGTCCACTCATTAGATGTTCCGCGATGGATAGTGTTAGCGATACCGTTCTTAGTAAGAATTGTATGCAGAAGCGTTGCGGGCTGTATACCGGAATGAGCGATACCACTTGCGACGTAATCTGTGTTCATCCTCTGGTCATAAGCATATCTTGTACCCACGCCTCCGTACTGTGAGAACGTCCTCGTGTAGTGTTCATCAACGGCCTTCACAGCACTTGTAAAAATAGCAGACTGCGACGAAGTGTCAATTTTAGGCTGTAAAGTTTCTGCAACCTCTGCATACTTCTGCTTAAAATACTCGGGAGTAACAACCTCGAACGACGCTAAGTATTTATCATATCCACCATAGGCTTCCATCAAAGCTTTATTGTCCTCAATGGACCCAGGGTCCGGCAAGTCATCTTCCACAATCATGGCCCCGACCTCTGAAGGCGTTGGTGGCACATAACCACCAGTGTCCCAGTCCGCATTTCCGGCCTGCACCGGAATGGCAACCGTAGTGGCTATGAGTACTGTTGCTAGTGCTGTAATCAACTCTTTTTTCATAAACTTACCACCTTTCTTGAACTTCCCTATCTAAAATTATACCTGATTACCTGTAAATGTCAAAAAAATAATAACATATTTTTATGAATTACGCAAGCGCGTATACGTTGTTGCGTATAAAAATATAATCTTTCTATATTACGATAGTAGAGAGGTATAAATATTCATGAACGCAAAAGACGCAACTGCAAAAAGAATTGATATTCTCTGTAAAGAGCGAGGAATTGCATATAATGATTTAGCCAATATATGTGGCTTAACGCCGTCCACCGTTTATAGTATTTTTAATCCAAAGCGAAGAAACATAAAATTATCTACAATTAAGAAAATTTGTGATGGTTTTGAAATTACACTTGGGGAATTTTTCACGCACCCTGTTTTTGACAAATTAGAGCAGGAAATTCAATAATTATAAAAATTATAAAAAAAATATAAATTCCAAAAAAGTGCTTGCTTTTCTGGAAAAGTTGTGGTAAATTAATGCTAAGTTCAGAAAGTTAGACTTTACTTTTTGAAGTCGATTTGCGGGTGGGGCGTAATCCCCGGACCGTTGTTATTTTACAGGATATTTTTACTACCCTGTGGGAAGATTCGTCAATATTTTGACGTGATTGTAACCGCATTGGGTAGTTTTTTTGCCCTTTGCATAACGCACAGGGCATTTATTATGCCCAAATTTCAAAGGAGGTCATGAAATATGGCAAATTCAATTAAGCTGACTTGGGCGCAAACATTCCCCAAGGGCGCCTACCTTGCCAGTGTGTACCCGCATTACGAATACGTGGGCGGCAAGCGAAGCGAAAATCAAGTAGGGTGGACATATTGTCTCGTGAATCGCGCTGGCTATGACAAAATCAATGTCAAGGTAGTTGAGCACGCGCCAATTTGTACACAGGAGGAGATTGAAAAATCTGATACAGACATTCAAGTCATTGCAGATGGATTCGTCGGTTCTGTGTATAACAGTGACGGCCGGATCGCAATTTCTGGCAAGGCTGAGAAGGTGGTGTTGGTATGAGGAAAATCATCGAGAAACTTATGAATTACATCGAGGCGGAGGACGTCAAGGGCCTCGTAAGGTTCTGTTTGATTCTCTCCCCCTTCGTAGTGGGAGTCCTATGGGCAGTGGGAGCTCTTATAAAATACATCACCTTTCATCAGCAGGCTCTTATCATCGTTGGAGTCGCCGCTTGTATGATTATACCTGCATTGATGGGAAAGAAAACGACACCACCTCCCCCAACGGTTGCGGCAAACGACAACTTGCTATTTTTTGACCGTTTATTGCTAAAGGGATTGTTTACTATTTTCACAAACTATTCCCGCCAGTTTCAGGTGATAGCGCCACTTCGCTTTTCTGATTTGCATGACACTTTGCCATCGGGGATTGACCAAGGGAGAAATATCGCAATTTACCGTTTTAAAGTGGTTGCAGATGGTGAACCGCTCTCCCAGGCAGATTTCCATGAAATTCTGACAGTTCACCTTGAAGAACGCCTTGCAAGCGGAGAACTGGCTCTGGGGAAACCAACCGCAGAATTTGGGGGGAAAATATATCCAAAAGTCTATATTGACGAATGCCTATACGCTGGTGGGGTATGGCACATTACGCTTATAGTCTGTGACAATGAGAAGGTTGCAAATTATATTGACCATAAGGCCCAAACCCTGTTAATGCGAAACAGCCGTATTTCAAACCAGTATGAGGACAATGATTTTTGATGGGGCGTATAAATGTTTGCCTTGATGAAGAAATGTGCGCGGTAGGCTTAGAACGTTGGCTGTCCCTCGATTGCATTTTAAACGAGGGGCAACGCCTTCTAATTATTGGACCCAGTGGAAGTGGCAAAACCGTTTTTGCCACTTCCTTGTTGGGAAAATTGTCACTCTATATGTCGAATCCGACCATCTTTATTATAGACCCAAAAGGAATCGATTTTCGTTTTTGCGAGGGCTGTTCTAATTATTATTCAGTAGATAACGCGCAGGGTGGAATAGAAAATTTCTTTGTCCTTTTTGAAAATAGATTGAGAAACCAGCAACCATGCAAGCAACCAGTGATTCTTTTTATTGATGAATTAAGCAGCTTAATATTATCGCTTCCTAAAAAGGAATCAGAGGCGTTGAAAAATAAAATGGCGAGAATTTTAAATCTTTCACGAGCACTGAATATTTCTGTAATCACAGCACTTCAACGCGCCGACGCGGTACTGTTCGATAACGGAGCAAGGGACAATTATAATATACGGTTTCTCATGGGTAACATAGCCAATAATAAGGATTCGGTGGCGATGGTAGCCAGCGAATACAAGGATTTTATTAAGCCATGTCATACCGGAATCGGCTATATGATTACAGATAATGGAATTAAGAAAATTCGTTCTGTTATGCCAAGGAATACCGAAAAACTGCATAAGGTAATTTGTGAAGCTGTAAACAGGGAACCGCAAGGCGGTGCGGAGCAATAGCCTTGCAGTTCCCGGGAGTGCTCTGCGTGCAGGGCACTCCATTAACTTGATTAACAGGTGATATTATGCCATGATAGAAAAACAGAAAATTGAAGTACCTGAATACATTGATAATCGACGCCCGGTGTCTGTAAAATCAATGGGAAATATCAAGCAGATAACAATATCTGATAGACAAAATATAGGAGCAACTATCAAACCAATATCAGGTAAAGAATACATGATTGTTGCAACTGGTGAGATTAAGGAGATTACACATCATGCTCACGACAGAACGGAGAACGTAAGAAACCTTGAAAAGACCATGCGGAATCTGCGTGATTTAATCAATACGAATGTAACACCCTATAATATCAAACGAGTGCGCTTTCTAACTTTGACATATCGAGATAACATGCAGGACGCACAAAAACTGTATACAGATTACCGCGATTTCAACAAGCGTTTAAAGCGATATATCCAAAAAGAATATGGTTTGTCTTACGAGTATATTGTGTGTGTGGAGGCACAAGGCAGGGGTGCTTTTCATCTGCATGTGATAGCAATTTTCTCTAAACCGCCGCCTTTTATCGAGAATACAGTATTGGCGGATATATGGAGACATGGCTTTGTCAGCATTAAAGCACTGGACAGCAATATAGATAATATAGGCGCGTATTTGACGGCGTACCTCTCCGATTTAGATATTGAAAGCGGTGTTCCGTTGTCTCACGATTTACTACAAGGCGAGATTCGGGAAGTCCAAACAGAGCAGGCGGAAAATAAGCACGTTATAAAGGGGGCACGCTTGAAGCTACTTCCGGTAGGATTGAATATATATCGGTGTAGCCGTGGGATAAAAAAACCGCTTGTGGAAAAGATGAGTTATGGAGACGCATTAGAGGAAATATCGAGTACAGGCTATAAAAAAGTACATGAATCGGCTGTTAAAATCAAAGATTCAGAACGTGATTTTTCCAGCACATACATAAGCCAGATATATAAGAAACATATTAACACGGAATTTCGGTGTAATGGTTCAGATAAAAAAACAGAGAACTCAAAAAAGAAAAAATCAGAAAAGAAAAATATCACTTAAAACAACAACCAAACATTCTAAAATCAAATCAAGAAAAATCCCAAACACAACGATAGAATCTTACACCACCTAATTAAGATAAAGGTGGATTATGAAAGAGGTCACAAATAAAGATTTAGCTATCTTGAAAGAAGCTCTTGCTAATGGTATAATCAACGTCGAGGACGTGCAACAGGTACTTAATATGAAAAAGGAAGAATATTATTTATCGTTGCACAAATATGACATATATGAAGGGAAGGACGGCAAATGGTATACGTATCTGCCGGATAAAACCCAAAAGCAGGGGAGGCGAAAGCTAAAACGCACCACAAAAACCGCTATTCATCGGGCCGTTATAGATTTCTATAAAGAGCAGGAGAAAAGGGAACAGGGGAAGGAATTGACCTTGCGCTTGCTATATCCAGAATGGATAGAGTGGAAAGGCGCTCACACACGCGCTACGACGTCTATACGGCGTTTTAACTGCGACTGGAAGAAGTTTTACCTGCCCTATCCAAAAATCATAGATAAGCCCATTGTAGAGCTTACAGTGAGT
This portion of the Clostridium sp. AN503 genome encodes:
- a CDS encoding CPBP family intramembrane glutamic endopeptidase, with protein sequence MAKRVKQALLFFWRMIYPLLLYQALTELVFAGYHQVTGTVSEDRILQLTAAGALLALIPLGHLYYQLRASGQDGAAEDSRRHLPVTGWVIVWCVAAGISASLCFNNLLALLPLPVGQAENVMDLLSRPSFVMQLFCTVLILPLTEELIFRGLGYWRMRKELPFLWAAVLSAVYFGLYHGNLYQGIYAAFLGGFLALLFERTDRLLAVWTFHAAANLISVTANAMAWDRGIFEYTAVRVAIFTASGLLLTFSFYKLREDGRKSEITIHSDTLL
- a CDS encoding MATE family efflux transporter, with the translated sequence MNPETRLPRESVLAFLKPSKAIMQLAVPATIALLAKAVYNIVDTAYIGLLHSENALAAVGVTLPLLLIFVSVENIFAAGAAVLAGRQLGAGEKDNAGVTVSTVVAASVVVGVLLCVGGILFMEPLLRTFGASEAVMPLAKDYAFWMFIAALANLPAQSLNCAARAESSVKISSIAVITGAVLNIVLDPVFMFDWGLGMGVGGASLATTISQVVTFGILLWFYLGGHSIIRLKLDFIKPTAKLFREIIQIGVPTAVIQICLAVATSLTNVAAASLPDSDLIIAAYGVVQRLILIGCYVVMGFMQGYQPVAAYAFGSRNKERFHECARFAMKQTLLLSVGVGAVYILLSKPLIMLFNRNPAVVAYGVRLLASQVILYPAFGLCYMMTITFQTIGAARFGLFLSTVRQGLFYIPVILVLPGMIGVNGIYFAQPVADVLTLAVCLVSYPALTRLATLNMEKERKA
- a CDS encoding glycosyltransferase family 2 protein; this translates as MRHCIESLLPGGDEVEILIVDDGSTKDNTAQIADEYEARYPGICRAIHQENGGHGEAVNAGLREASGIYFKVVDSDDWVNEEAYAEVLKTLRDFVMGNQTLDMLITNFVYEKQGAKHKRVMQYKTALPKRQLCTWKDVKMFMLGQYILMHSVVYRTEMLKGCGLELPKHTFYVDNIFVFQPLPYVKTFYYLDVNFYRYFIGREDQSVNEQVMIGRIDQQIRVTKLMLGYYHESKITNWKLRHYMIRYLEIMMTVSSILAIKSGTEENMEKKRELWQYLRKQDWALFLRLRWGFLGQGMNLPGKSGRTVSIAGYKISQKFFGFN
- a CDS encoding helix-turn-helix transcriptional regulator, whose product is MNAKDATAKRIDILCKERGIAYNDLANICGLTPSTVYSIFNPKRRNIKLSTIKKICDGFEITLGEFFTHPVFDKLEQEIQ
- the arcC gene encoding carbamate kinase, which translates into the protein MAKKRIVMALGHNALGTNLPEQKAAVGPTARVIADFIQNGWQVAVVHSNAPQVGMIHTAMNELCKNHEDEGYTPAPMSVCSAMSQGYIGYDLQSGIRSELLKRGIYKPVSTVLTQVTVDPYDDTFYNPVKKVGRFMTREEADAEEAKGNYVTEIPGKGFQRIVSAPKPVAIVEIDAIRALLDADQIVISCGGGGIPVLEQGSDLKGASAVIEKDLVSGLLAQEVDADVLMILTSVDHVSLNYNTPQEQPVSRMTVEEAEEYILQGHFEASSMLPKVEAAVSFIKAGRDRSAIITSMANAQESVEGRAGTTIR
- a CDS encoding GTP-binding protein — protein: MGPMIEDDITPVFLINGFLEAGKTEFLSFTMEQEYFQTDGKTLLIVCEEGDTEYDEELLRETSTSVVYVDSLEDISPDRLTELELLHNPERVLIEWNGMWNQDDLKLPADWMIYQQITIIDMSTFDLYVKNMKPLLAAMVRNTELIICNRCDGIEDLERYKRMLKSMNTKCDIVFEDEDGEIDEISEEDLPYDLSADVVKISPEAYGIWYIDCMDKPERYVGKVVEFTAMVLKSPNFPKNYFVPGRMAMTCCADDMTFLGYICKAKEARNLETKQWVKVRAKVALEFWQDYDGEGPVLYAEEVVPAQPVEEVVQFG
- a CDS encoding type IV secretory system conjugative DNA transfer family protein, with amino-acid sequence MGRINVCLDEEMCAVGLERWLSLDCILNEGQRLLIIGPSGSGKTVFATSLLGKLSLYMSNPTIFIIDPKGIDFRFCEGCSNYYSVDNAQGGIENFFVLFENRLRNQQPCKQPVILFIDELSSLILSLPKKESEALKNKMARILNLSRALNISVITALQRADAVLFDNGARDNYNIRFLMGNIANNKDSVAMVASEYKDFIKPCHTGIGYMITDNGIKKIRSVMPRNTEKLHKVICEAVNREPQGGAEQ
- a CDS encoding TetR/AcrR family transcriptional regulator, encoding MKREEKNLQSRQKIMEAALEEFGARSYTEASMNTICKEGGVSKGIIYHYFKDKDELYLACLQECFDALTDHLRTGLGEEEAAEVMIQRYFDSRIIFFDKYPAYLRLFCSAVITPPAHLAEEIGRIRKGFDDLNLHVLTSMLEKVSLRKDITAAEVVEEFKLYQDFVNAQYQMQTLDQVGIEEHEKRCSRTLKILLYGVVERGPSHES